One Sulfoacidibacillus ferrooxidans DNA window includes the following coding sequences:
- a CDS encoding ABC transporter permease: protein MKYFLHRVGFLFLSMFAAVTLNFLLPRMMPGNPATVLFAKFQGRMTPQALHALEAEFGFNHKPLIDQYFSYLGGLVTGHWGLSFNYYPTPVTSVIASSLPWTIGLVGISTIISVFMGTIIGIYIAWRRKGILDSVLPTSLMFFQAMPTFWVALMLLYIFGFLLSWFPMSHAYSNSIVPGMSGSYLLSILYHAVLPGFTIFIGSLSGWMIGMRNNMINTLGEDYIVFAEAKGISPARLMFSYTARNAILPQITSFAIALGNVVSGSILVEMVFSYPGIGYQLVNAVTGEDYPLIQGTFLIIALSVLIANFIVDLLLSRLDPRVRREGAVA from the coding sequence GTGAAGTACTTTTTGCATCGAGTAGGATTTCTATTTCTTTCTATGTTCGCTGCAGTTACTCTTAATTTTTTATTGCCGAGAATGATGCCAGGTAATCCAGCCACAGTGCTTTTTGCAAAATTTCAAGGGCGTATGACCCCACAGGCGCTTCATGCACTTGAAGCAGAATTTGGATTTAACCACAAACCTCTGATTGATCAGTATTTTAGTTATCTTGGAGGATTAGTTACTGGGCATTGGGGATTATCGTTTAACTATTATCCTACACCGGTTACATCAGTGATTGCTTCTAGTCTTCCATGGACGATTGGATTAGTGGGTATTTCTACAATTATTTCTGTTTTTATGGGGACGATCATTGGAATTTACATCGCGTGGCGTAGAAAAGGAATATTAGATTCTGTCTTACCTACCTCTCTCATGTTTTTTCAAGCTATGCCAACGTTTTGGGTTGCATTAATGTTATTGTATATATTCGGTTTCCTACTAAGTTGGTTTCCTATGAGCCATGCCTATTCCAATAGTATTGTTCCCGGGATGAGTGGGTCCTATCTATTAAGTATATTGTATCACGCTGTGCTTCCTGGATTTACAATTTTCATAGGGTCACTAAGCGGCTGGATGATCGGCATGCGCAATAATATGATCAATACATTAGGTGAAGATTACATCGTATTTGCTGAAGCAAAAGGGATAAGTCCTGCAAGATTGATGTTTTCTTATACAGCACGAAATGCCATTTTACCTCAAATCACTTCTTTTGCCATCGCTCTTGGCAATGTAGTTAGTGGATCGATTCTCGTTGAGATGGTGTTTTCCTATCCGGGTATTGGCTATCAGTTAGTCAATGCAGTAACTGGCGAAGATTACCCGTTAATTCAGGGAACGTTCTTGATTATTGCTTTGTCTGTCCTCATTGCTAACTTCATTGTCGATTTACTCTTAAGTCGTTTGGATCCACGTGTGCGGCGAGAAGGTGCTGTTGCATGA
- a CDS encoding ABC transporter ATP-binding protein, producing MAKGDPLVQVEDLVIRFPISQKARKQTFIRPVDHVSFEIGHSEVLALVGESGSGKSTIGRALIRITEPSHGKILVRGQDVSHIKGRALREYRRFIQMIFQDPFGSLNPIRTIEQHIEFPLKTTPSRNNDSVDERMDYLLTRVGLTPVADIRAKFPHELSGGQRQRVAIARALAVNPGFLVADEPISMLDVSIRAGILKLMNELKDEFGLSYLYITHDLASARYFGDRIMVIYGGKVMETAPSSELIRNPQHPYTKLLLAATPGSPVRGPLPETSNSAPNLFEGRMGCPFADRCPHVLEKCTKVEPEKTTISDEHTVFCHLMNV from the coding sequence ATGGCAAAAGGAGATCCGTTAGTTCAAGTCGAAGACTTAGTCATTCGTTTTCCGATCTCACAGAAGGCAAGAAAGCAAACTTTTATTCGGCCAGTTGATCACGTGAGTTTTGAAATTGGACATAGTGAGGTACTAGCGCTTGTTGGTGAGTCAGGTAGTGGGAAATCAACGATTGGTCGCGCTTTAATTCGAATTACAGAACCTAGTCACGGAAAAATTCTCGTTCGAGGCCAAGATGTTTCACATATTAAGGGTCGAGCATTAAGGGAATATAGGCGGTTTATTCAAATGATTTTTCAAGATCCTTTTGGATCATTGAACCCCATTCGCACTATCGAGCAACATATTGAATTTCCGTTGAAGACTACTCCTAGTAGAAATAACGATTCGGTAGATGAACGAATGGATTATTTGTTAACTCGCGTTGGATTAACGCCTGTAGCGGACATTCGTGCAAAGTTTCCACATGAGCTATCAGGTGGACAACGTCAACGTGTGGCCATTGCACGTGCACTCGCTGTAAACCCTGGATTTCTTGTCGCAGATGAACCTATCTCGATGCTAGATGTCTCCATTCGAGCGGGCATATTAAAATTAATGAATGAATTAAAGGATGAATTTGGTCTTTCCTACTTGTATATCACTCATGACCTTGCTTCTGCGCGCTATTTTGGTGATCGCATCATGGTAATATACGGTGGTAAGGTGATGGAAACGGCACCATCTTCTGAGTTGATTCGCAACCCACAGCATCCTTACACCAAGTTGCTGTTGGCGGCAACTCCTGGCAGTCCTGTGCGTGGTCCGTTGCCTGAGACGAGTAACTCAGCACCGAATTTATTTGAAGGACGAATGGGATGTCCCTTCGCTGATCGTTGCCCACATGTACTGGAAAAGTGCACAAAAGTTGAACCAGAAAAAACGACAATTAGTGATGAGCATACGGTGTTCTGTCACTTGATGAATGTATAG
- a CDS encoding LacI family DNA-binding transcriptional regulator has product MATIRDVAKRAGVSVAAVSRAFNNYPDINADTKANILRIAEELRFYPSATARNLVTHRSNTIGVVYPSLDGTGLRHPFIGHLLNVFKDAIGEQGYDMMLLSNRRAPFDRWGILDRIKHRDLDGVLLIGTPEEAVDELMQIDIPMVGLDYVVTGPKVGSVTSDNRRAIQDLVHVLYHHGYRKFGFLHGPLKIPVAVERLQGFYSGLQEVGIAPCSEWIQNGLFTLEGGQAAMEKILSSKEWPDVVISSADVCAIGAMQIMHSRGIDIPDQISLVGFDDIEAASYIYPQLTTISQDKEQMGQLAAEVLFRLIRSKSDDLPLHYVVPTKLMVRQSTRPL; this is encoded by the coding sequence GTGGCAACGATTAGAGATGTGGCAAAAAGAGCAGGGGTATCAGTTGCAGCTGTATCAAGGGCGTTTAATAACTATCCTGATATCAATGCAGATACAAAGGCCAATATTCTTCGCATTGCCGAGGAACTTCGTTTCTATCCTAGTGCAACTGCTCGTAACCTTGTCACGCATCGTTCAAACACGATCGGTGTTGTTTATCCGTCATTGGATGGTACGGGTTTGCGGCATCCATTTATTGGACATTTACTCAATGTTTTTAAAGATGCGATTGGTGAACAAGGGTATGACATGATGTTGCTTAGTAATCGTCGAGCACCATTTGACCGGTGGGGAATTCTAGATCGAATTAAACATCGCGATTTAGATGGTGTATTGTTGATAGGAACTCCTGAGGAAGCAGTGGACGAGTTAATGCAAATTGACATACCCATGGTTGGGTTGGATTATGTCGTTACAGGCCCAAAAGTGGGATCAGTAACTTCAGATAATCGTCGCGCCATTCAAGATCTAGTCCATGTGCTGTATCATCATGGATATCGTAAGTTTGGGTTTCTTCATGGCCCCCTAAAAATTCCTGTGGCCGTTGAACGGTTACAAGGTTTTTATAGTGGTCTTCAGGAAGTAGGAATCGCTCCATGTTCTGAGTGGATTCAAAATGGATTGTTTACACTTGAAGGTGGGCAAGCGGCAATGGAAAAGATTCTTTCTTCAAAGGAATGGCCAGATGTTGTCATTTCTTCTGCAGATGTGTGTGCGATCGGAGCTATGCAGATTATGCATTCGCGAGGGATTGATATTCCAGATCAAATCAGTCTAGTGGGGTTTGATGATATCGAAGCAGCATCTTATATTTATCCGCAATTAACAACTATTTCACAAGATAAAGAACAGATGGGACAGTTGGCCGCGGAAGTATTGTTTAGATTAATTCGTTCGAAATCTGATGATTTACCATTACACTATGTTGTTCCAACGAAGCTTATGGTTCGTCAGTCGACTCGTCCACTATAG
- a CDS encoding Gfo/Idh/MocA family protein, with translation MTDKLRVGIIGCRGIALGKHLPSLAKLGHVEVTAFCDIVKEKAISAAKQYGSETARVYEDYRELVSDAGVDVVHVCTPNDSHAEITVAALEAGKHVMCEKPMAITSMDGRKMVEAAKRTGKKLTIGYQNRFRADSQYLHQVCEEDGLGHIYFAKAHALRRRGVPTWGVFLDEQKQGGGPLIDIGTHALDLALWMMNNYEPKVVLGSSHHELSKFEHAANAWGAWDPKKFTVEDSAFGFIVMKNGATIILESSWALNTLDIGEAQCSLSGTKAGADMRGGLHIHGEQYGKLYTSDVQLQGAGADFFEGHTDNAADLEMKMWIEAVMLDKEPLVKPEEALVVTEILEAIYQSAHTGEAVYFS, from the coding sequence ATGACTGACAAATTGCGTGTGGGGATTATCGGATGTCGAGGAATTGCACTAGGTAAACACTTGCCTAGTTTAGCTAAACTGGGTCATGTAGAGGTGACTGCATTTTGCGATATCGTCAAAGAAAAGGCCATTTCTGCAGCAAAACAGTATGGATCAGAAACTGCTAGAGTATACGAAGATTATCGTGAATTAGTAAGCGATGCGGGAGTTGATGTGGTTCACGTATGTACGCCAAATGATAGTCACGCTGAAATAACAGTTGCCGCACTTGAGGCAGGAAAACATGTGATGTGCGAAAAACCAATGGCCATCACATCTATGGATGGACGTAAAATGGTTGAAGCTGCAAAGCGAACAGGCAAAAAGTTGACAATCGGTTATCAAAATCGTTTTCGTGCAGATAGTCAGTATCTACATCAAGTTTGTGAAGAAGATGGTCTGGGACATATTTATTTTGCTAAAGCACACGCTCTGAGGCGGCGTGGAGTGCCAACATGGGGAGTCTTTCTTGATGAGCAGAAACAAGGCGGAGGACCATTAATTGATATTGGGACGCATGCACTTGATTTGGCTCTGTGGATGATGAATAACTATGAACCGAAAGTTGTCTTAGGTAGTAGTCATCACGAGTTAAGTAAGTTTGAGCATGCAGCCAATGCATGGGGGGCGTGGGATCCTAAAAAATTTACGGTAGAGGATTCGGCATTTGGGTTTATTGTCATGAAAAATGGAGCAACTATCATATTGGAATCGAGTTGGGCACTCAATACATTAGATATTGGAGAGGCACAGTGCTCTTTGTCTGGTACAAAGGCTGGAGCAGACATGCGGGGTGGACTGCATATTCATGGTGAACAGTATGGGAAACTGTATACAAGTGATGTTCAGTTACAAGGTGCAGGGGCCGATTTTTTTGAAGGACACACAGATAATGCGGCTGATCTTGAGATGAAAATGTGGATTGAAGCTGTCATGTTAGACAAAGAGCCACTTGTGAAACCCGAAGAAGCGCTTGTTGTGACTGAAATTTTAGAGGCGATTTATCAGTCAGCTCATACCGGGGAAGCTGTATATTTTTCTTGA
- a CDS encoding ABC transporter permease, giving the protein MSMNVHVVDQERKDQLRQLKKAKKWATAKTFLRNPKALAGVIIFTFFILMAIFSPLLARYNPQATLFMPNQAPTAQHWLGTTSTGQDVFSQFVLGSRTTLMIGIGAGLLATFLSLLVGVYAGFKGGLVDSLLTALTNIFLVMPVLALLIVIESYVRNSTPLLNGIIIGLTGWAWGARVFRSQTMTLINRDFVVAARLSGMSSLRIMVIEIIPNMLSIVFANLMYACLGAILAEAGLAYLGLESLSSTSWGTMLYWADAGGAMLNGAWWWIVPPGLAIALVGMSFALMNSAVDQMTNPRLRTTRRKVHAGKQ; this is encoded by the coding sequence ATGAGTATGAATGTGCATGTTGTTGACCAGGAAAGAAAAGATCAGTTACGTCAATTAAAAAAAGCAAAAAAATGGGCTACAGCGAAAACGTTTTTGCGCAATCCTAAGGCGTTGGCAGGCGTCATTATATTCACTTTTTTTATCTTGATGGCTATTTTTTCTCCGTTGCTTGCTCGGTATAATCCACAAGCTACGTTATTTATGCCAAATCAAGCTCCTACAGCTCAGCATTGGCTTGGAACTACATCAACAGGACAAGATGTATTTTCGCAGTTTGTTTTAGGATCTCGTACAACTTTAATGATTGGAATTGGTGCAGGCTTACTTGCAACTTTTTTATCATTATTAGTTGGGGTATATGCAGGGTTTAAAGGTGGATTAGTCGATTCTTTGTTGACAGCGCTAACTAATATTTTCCTTGTGATGCCTGTACTCGCATTGCTGATTGTCATTGAATCATACGTGCGTAATAGCACACCGCTACTCAATGGAATTATTATTGGGTTAACCGGATGGGCATGGGGTGCTCGTGTTTTTCGTTCTCAAACGATGACGTTAATCAATCGGGATTTTGTTGTTGCTGCAAGATTATCCGGAATGTCTAGTCTACGCATTATGGTCATTGAGATTATACCTAATATGTTGTCCATCGTTTTTGCAAACTTAATGTACGCATGTCTTGGAGCTATTTTGGCTGAAGCTGGATTAGCGTATTTGGGACTTGAAAGTTTGAGTTCGACAAGTTGGGGGACAATGCTCTATTGGGCTGATGCTGGTGGGGCCATGTTAAACGGAGCATGGTGGTGGATTGTTCCTCCTGGTTTGGCCATTGCATTAGTTGGAATGAGTTTTGCTCTGATGAACTCAGCCGTTGATCAAATGACCAATCCACGCTTACGAACGACAAGGAGGAAAGTTCATGCTGGAAAACAATAA
- a CDS encoding GH1 family beta-glucosidase, whose protein sequence is MSEKLIKDMMNVLPRDFQWGVATSSYQIEGAVNEDGRGPSIWDTFCEVPGKVSGHEDGKVACDHYHLYPSDIQLMSDLGIRNYRFSIAWSRIFPEGKGKLNEKGIAFYDRLIDTLLSHGINPMATMYHWDLPEALQRDGGWLNRDTAYRFADYSMALTDRFSDRVNQWITHNEPWCTAFLGNIKGEHAPGITDAQIGLDVSHHLLLSHGLAVQAYRENNHKGKIGITLNLTPAYAATESEADRRAANYQDVFSNRWFLDPIFKGKYPEELGDIFGTMPSVVKDGDLDLISLPNDFMGVNYYSYGVIAHDEHGGVMGKHVTPQDRITDMGWPINGKGLSDLLIRLTKEYGKLPYYITENGAAYPDVVESDGSIHDVARLAYLKEHLEALTVALQAGVDLRGYYLWSFMDNFEWAFGYSKRFGAVYVDYETQKRTPKDSILWYSQWIRELSAK, encoded by the coding sequence ATGAGTGAAAAATTGATCAAAGATATGATGAACGTTCTTCCTCGAGATTTTCAGTGGGGAGTTGCAACATCATCGTATCAAATTGAAGGTGCTGTGAATGAAGACGGGAGAGGTCCGTCTATCTGGGATACTTTTTGTGAAGTTCCTGGTAAAGTATCTGGACATGAGGATGGGAAGGTTGCTTGCGATCATTATCATCTATATCCGTCTGATATTCAGTTGATGAGTGATTTGGGTATTCGTAACTACCGTTTTTCTATTGCTTGGTCGAGAATTTTTCCCGAAGGTAAAGGTAAATTGAATGAAAAAGGGATCGCATTTTACGATCGATTAATTGATACATTACTTTCTCATGGAATTAATCCTATGGCTACGATGTATCATTGGGATTTGCCAGAGGCGTTACAACGGGATGGTGGATGGCTCAATCGCGATACCGCATATCGTTTCGCCGACTATAGTATGGCATTAACTGATCGTTTTAGCGACAGGGTGAATCAATGGATAACGCACAACGAACCTTGGTGTACTGCGTTTTTGGGAAATATTAAGGGTGAACATGCGCCGGGTATTACTGATGCGCAGATTGGATTAGACGTCTCTCATCATTTATTGTTATCGCACGGACTTGCAGTGCAGGCTTATCGAGAAAATAATCATAAGGGTAAGATAGGTATTACTTTAAATCTAACTCCAGCTTATGCTGCAACAGAGAGTGAAGCGGATCGTAGAGCAGCTAACTATCAAGATGTGTTTTCTAATCGTTGGTTCTTGGATCCTATTTTTAAAGGGAAATATCCAGAAGAATTAGGGGATATTTTTGGAACCATGCCATCTGTTGTGAAAGATGGTGATTTAGATCTTATTAGTTTGCCAAATGATTTCATGGGGGTCAATTACTATTCCTATGGTGTAATAGCACATGATGAGCATGGTGGAGTGATGGGAAAACACGTAACCCCACAAGATCGCATCACAGATATGGGGTGGCCTATCAATGGTAAGGGGTTATCTGATCTACTGATTCGATTAACAAAAGAGTATGGGAAGTTGCCTTACTATATAACGGAAAATGGTGCAGCTTATCCTGATGTCGTTGAGTCTGATGGATCTATCCATGATGTAGCTCGCCTTGCATATCTTAAGGAACATTTAGAAGCACTGACAGTGGCGCTACAAGCAGGAGTAGATTTGCGCGGATATTATCTTTGGTCATTTATGGATAATTTTGAGTGGGCATTTGGCTATAGCAAACGATTTGGTGCAGTATACGTAGACTATGAAACACAAAAACGCACACCTAAGGATAGTATACTCTGGTACTCGCAATGGATAAGAGAACTCTCCGCTAAATAG
- a CDS encoding ABC transporter substrate-binding protein encodes MKKTRRLALFAATATLAVGALSGCGQSATPTTTGSNGGSNSAVVNQPMVVVPSPYGTFQPNFSPFQGNANQGTDGLIYQPLFYFDNVSSNVYPFLGTNYSWSNGDKTLTVNLQQHAKWSDGKPFTSKDVVFTFNLFKKYPATDTNGVWNELTSVTANGKYQVIFQFKKADVPFAAFVLGSYIVPQHIWASLGNPSKVNVPNPVGTGPYVLGSFSPEVYTLKANPNYYGGEPDIRNLQYPAYTSNDSADLALAKGQIDWAGIFIPNIQNVYSSKSPNNKYWFPPDGDVVLYPNLTNPLLGNLAVRQAISLGINRQQIDQEGEYGFEAPASPTGLVLPNDNSWIDPSLTTSQLSYSYNPAKAIQILEKAGFKKNAQGIFESSSGQPLSFTLQVVTGWTDWDSDSELISQQLKQIGINVTVQEEQFGSYYSNLTGHNYQLTISWTNNTGPNPYYQYENMLATKGGWNIEQWSNPATTEALSNFEKTTNLAAQQQQIYKIEKVMVNSLPTIPLVYAATWNEYNDSNITGWPTAQNPYVNPAPFTGAADAVVLMHLHGR; translated from the coding sequence ATGAAAAAAACGCGTAGATTGGCGCTTTTTGCCGCTACAGCAACATTGGCAGTTGGGGCGTTGTCTGGTTGTGGACAGTCTGCCACACCGACTACCACGGGTTCAAATGGAGGATCAAATTCTGCAGTAGTGAACCAACCGATGGTGGTCGTTCCGTCACCATATGGCACATTTCAACCAAACTTTAGCCCATTTCAAGGGAACGCAAACCAAGGTACAGATGGTCTCATCTATCAACCATTATTTTATTTTGATAATGTCAGCTCAAATGTATATCCGTTTCTAGGGACGAATTATTCTTGGAGCAATGGCGATAAGACGCTCACTGTCAATTTGCAACAACATGCAAAGTGGTCTGATGGTAAACCATTTACGTCAAAAGACGTTGTTTTCACGTTTAATTTATTTAAAAAATACCCTGCAACAGATACAAATGGCGTATGGAATGAGTTAACGTCTGTAACAGCTAATGGTAAATATCAGGTTATTTTTCAATTTAAAAAAGCTGATGTTCCATTCGCAGCATTTGTATTAGGTTCTTATATCGTTCCGCAACATATTTGGGCAAGCTTAGGCAATCCAAGTAAAGTAAACGTTCCAAATCCTGTAGGTACAGGACCGTATGTGCTTGGCTCCTTTAGCCCTGAAGTGTATACGTTGAAAGCGAATCCAAACTATTATGGTGGCGAACCTGATATTCGCAATTTGCAATATCCAGCCTATACTAGCAATGATAGCGCTGACTTGGCACTGGCAAAGGGACAAATTGATTGGGCAGGTATTTTTATTCCTAACATTCAAAATGTATACTCTTCCAAAAGCCCCAATAATAAATACTGGTTCCCGCCAGATGGCGACGTAGTATTGTATCCCAACTTAACCAATCCACTTTTGGGTAATCTCGCGGTTCGACAAGCTATTTCTCTTGGCATCAATCGTCAGCAGATTGATCAAGAAGGTGAATATGGTTTTGAAGCTCCAGCAAGTCCGACAGGTTTAGTGTTGCCAAATGACAATAGCTGGATTGATCCGAGTTTGACGACCAGTCAGTTATCATACAGTTATAATCCGGCTAAAGCGATTCAAATTCTTGAAAAAGCAGGATTCAAGAAAAATGCTCAAGGTATTTTTGAGAGTAGTTCTGGGCAACCGCTTTCCTTTACATTGCAAGTTGTTACAGGCTGGACTGACTGGGATTCAGATTCTGAATTAATATCTCAGCAACTAAAGCAAATTGGTATTAATGTAACAGTACAGGAAGAACAGTTTGGATCATACTACTCCAATCTAACAGGACATAATTATCAATTGACTATTTCTTGGACTAATAATACTGGTCCTAATCCGTATTACCAATATGAAAACATGCTCGCAACGAAGGGCGGATGGAATATTGAGCAGTGGAGTAACCCTGCTACTACGGAAGCTTTAAGTAACTTTGAAAAAACAACCAATCTTGCCGCACAACAACAACAGATCTATAAGATTGAAAAAGTGATGGTCAATTCTTTGCCGACAATTCCGCTGGTCTATGCTGCAACTTGGAATGAATATAATGATTCCAACATTACAGGTTGGCCAACAGCACAAAATCCATACGTCAATCCAGCACCGTTTACAGGAGCAGCAGATGCAGTTGTATTAATGCATCTACATGGTCGTTAA
- a CDS encoding ABC transporter ATP-binding protein produces the protein MLENNKTPVLELNQVSIVYETSNGDVQAVNKVSFAIYENEIMALVGESGSGKSTIAYAVMRLLRGSAYLTEGTVKILGRDIYEMNKKDLRTFRWSQVSMVFQSAMSALNPVMNVEQQIVDTILSHEKITRKEASMRAASLLDLVSIDRKHLRSYPHELSGGMRQRVVIAIAIALKPQLVIMDEPTTALDVVVQRSILDQIQEIQRKQHFSILFISHDFSLVQELASRIAIMYAGRIVEETTTASLEVLDGHHPYTQGLLRAIPKLTADEIVIEGIPGSPPNLITLPTGCAFHPRCPVALETCKSVKPLTLEHNGALIECHLFDREEENAKWQKEIR, from the coding sequence ATGCTGGAAAACAATAAAACTCCTGTGCTTGAACTGAATCAAGTGTCTATCGTTTATGAAACGTCAAATGGAGATGTACAAGCGGTTAACAAGGTGAGTTTTGCTATTTATGAAAATGAAATCATGGCACTTGTTGGCGAATCAGGATCAGGTAAATCTACGATTGCTTATGCAGTAATGCGATTATTGCGCGGGAGTGCATATCTTACAGAAGGTACCGTGAAAATTCTTGGCCGCGATATCTACGAGATGAACAAAAAAGATTTGCGTACTTTTCGTTGGAGCCAAGTATCGATGGTTTTCCAAAGCGCAATGAGTGCTTTGAATCCTGTAATGAACGTGGAACAACAGATTGTTGATACCATCTTAAGTCATGAAAAGATTACGCGTAAAGAAGCATCTATGCGTGCAGCATCACTTTTAGATTTAGTTAGTATTGATCGCAAACATTTGCGTAGTTATCCCCATGAGCTCTCGGGTGGCATGCGTCAACGTGTCGTAATTGCTATTGCAATTGCTTTAAAGCCGCAATTAGTAATTATGGATGAACCGACTACTGCTTTGGATGTGGTAGTGCAGCGTTCGATTTTAGATCAAATACAAGAAATTCAACGAAAACAACATTTTTCAATTCTCTTTATTAGCCATGATTTTAGTTTGGTTCAAGAACTTGCTTCTCGCATCGCGATCATGTATGCAGGTAGGATAGTAGAAGAAACAACAACAGCATCTCTAGAAGTACTAGATGGACATCATCCTTATACGCAGGGATTACTGCGTGCAATACCAAAACTTACGGCAGATGAAATTGTCATTGAGGGGATTCCTGGTTCGCCGCCAAACTTGATTACTTTGCCTACAGGGTGCGCATTTCATCCCCGCTGTCCAGTTGCACTAGAAACATGCAAATCAGTAAAACCACTCACTTTGGAGCATAATGGCGCATTAATCGAGTGCCATTTATTCGATCGGGAGGAGGAGAACGCAAAATGGCAAAAGGAGATCCGTTAG
- a CDS encoding sugar phosphate isomerase/epimerase family protein, translating into MKLGVFMVLFGDKSREDALDDIAQQGLQCVEIGTGGYPGKAHCDPALLLSDASELRKFAHQISSRGLEISALSCHGNPMHPNPLIAQQFHDDFVATVRLAAELGVKTVNTFSGCPGESEHSENPVWVTCSWPEEHARVLEWQWSEKVIPYWTKQNIFLKEQGVRVAIELHPGFVAYNTETMLRLRSECGDAIGVNFDPSHLFWQAMDPVSSIKELGRQGAIFHVHAKDTAIDAHNTAINGVLDTKSFRDEMNRSWIFRTVGYGHGEVVWRQILSALQLVGYQGAVSIEHEDSLMSREEGFQKAVHFLQSMLIKEQVQDVWWS; encoded by the coding sequence GTGAAACTTGGTGTATTTATGGTGTTGTTTGGAGATAAATCCCGTGAGGATGCACTAGATGATATCGCCCAACAAGGATTGCAATGTGTAGAAATAGGTACAGGCGGATATCCCGGAAAAGCACACTGTGATCCTGCGTTGCTATTGTCCGATGCCTCTGAATTGCGAAAGTTTGCGCATCAAATTTCCAGTCGCGGTTTGGAGATCAGTGCACTTAGTTGCCATGGTAACCCAATGCATCCCAATCCTTTGATTGCGCAACAGTTTCATGATGATTTTGTAGCTACGGTGCGCTTGGCTGCAGAGTTGGGTGTTAAAACAGTCAACACATTTTCTGGATGTCCAGGAGAATCAGAGCACTCAGAGAATCCAGTATGGGTGACCTGTTCATGGCCAGAAGAGCATGCGAGAGTACTTGAATGGCAATGGAGCGAGAAAGTTATACCATATTGGACAAAGCAAAATATCTTCTTGAAGGAGCAGGGAGTTCGCGTTGCTATAGAACTGCATCCAGGGTTTGTTGCCTATAATACAGAAACCATGTTGCGCCTACGATCGGAATGCGGAGATGCGATAGGTGTCAATTTCGATCCGAGTCATCTCTTTTGGCAAGCCATGGATCCTGTATCTTCTATTAAGGAACTAGGTAGACAGGGAGCTATTTTTCATGTTCATGCAAAGGATACAGCGATTGACGCTCACAATACTGCGATCAATGGAGTATTAGACACAAAAAGTTTTCGCGATGAGATGAATCGCTCTTGGATTTTCCGCACGGTAGGATATGGGCATGGGGAAGTAGTGTGGCGACAAATACTTAGTGCATTACAACTCGTGGGTTATCAGGGTGCAGTCAGCATAGAACATGAAGATAGTTTGATGTCGAGGGAAGAAGGTTTTCAAAAGGCGGTTCACTTTCTACAGTCGATGTTGATTAAAGAGCAGGTACAGGATGTGTGGTGGTCGTAA